ATACGCGAAATAGCCCCTACGCTTTTCACTAATCAATCCTAGGTCCAGAGTACTGTTCAATGTGCCATGTATTATTGCAGTAAAACCCCGTATAACGTTTCTCTTCTTGGATTTACACCCTTCCTCACCTTGCTTCCCAGGAGCAGAGCACAACCGAAGACACGACCGACGATGGCGGCAACGGTGCAGGGGAGCCGGGGAAGACACGGCGGCAGCGGAGAGCCTCCGGTGAGCCGCACGGAACCCGCACGGCCTCGTGCTGGCCGCGGCAAAAGCCAAACTGGGCCCTGGTAGCCCCCCCGCGAGCCGGCCAGGCGTGCGGTAACGGCGGCCGGCCAGGCGAGCGGTAACGGCTCCGGCAATGCAGTGGGCTCTCTCCCATTGCTCCTTTGTATTTGTATGTGGTTTTGAAGCCAACATACTAGCAATACTGATTATAGCCAACGGCATGCCACCACATCTCTTTAATATTCCAGTCGATATTTCTTTCAGTTGAGGTGGGCAACTGTGTTCAGAGCCAAAAATTCTTCTTAAAAATAGCCTCTGGGAGTCTTCATCACTAAGGGGTCCAATTTGAAATACATGATCATGTCTGCAAGGGCAACAAGATTTAGCTACATCAACAATGCGAGTAGTTGTCATTATTTTACTATTGTACTTGTTATCAGGCAATGCACATTTCACGACTTCCCATGCTTGCACGCTCCAAATATCATCAATGACGATCAGGTACCTGTATGTAATTTTGAAGCAGTGAGTCAGTATGGAGTCAAAATGGCAAAGATTGTTTAGTTTGGTCTATCAGAATTCGGTATATATCATGCTAGAACTTCACAGAAAATCTGAAAAGGATTATGCAAACCACTTTCACCAAATCTAGTTTATAAGGGAAAATAGCAGCAAAGACTCAATactgtatgacttgcatctctcTCACCCCCAGGCTCTCTTTATATACCGCAGGCGTACGCGCggggcgcgccgccgccgcgctgggCGGGCACGCTGGCCGCCCCGCCGCTGCGCTGGGCGAGCGCGCCTGCCATGCCGCCGCGGGCCGCGCGCGCTGGGCGAGCCACGCCGGCCGCCGTGTCAAGGCGGCCGGGGCCCGCTCTGGGAGAGCCGCGCCGGCCGCTGCGCCGGGGCCGCCGGAGCCAGAGCGGGCGAGCCGTGCCCCGGTAGCTGCATCGAGAGACTAAGGGAGAGAGGTGACGGAGAAGAGAAGAAGATGATCGCAGACATTTGATAGGTGAGTGAGTCCCACCCAAATAAAAGAGATGGGTTTTTTCTACTGCAGCAATAGTTCTCTAAAAGCACAAATTCAGTTTTCTTGATCCAGAacctaaccctaaaccctaaaaaaAGTTGGGAGCATATTTGTTGGTTTCCTCTAACAATTTCTAAAATATACATCatataaaatatagaagacaattttacgtCAGAATCCTAGACTATTTCTAATCATCCTAACTAATTTTATATTTTCTATCTTCTTGTATATTCGCATCAAGAACCCATCCTACCTTTTTTTCTTCCCCACATCCCTTTTTTCCCAAGTGTGGAAATATTGGGAGTTGAGATAGGGAATTGTTGGAGAACATTTTCTTAATCTTACCAAAAAATTTACATTGGGAGTGGGTTTTGGAAACTCTTGGCGATGCTCTAACTACCCTAATTTCCTCTCCAATAACAATGACACTTATAACTAATCCAACCTTAATCTTCAGGCACCTTTCATCACTATTTATGAAATCCATGACAACCATATCCGGTGCCAAGAATACCACAACATGCCTATCATTGTGATCTCAATTAAGATTCCTAGGTATGTGAATTTTCCCTATTTTGTGGCTGTCTTCTATTTTTTTTTAtgaatttttggaaaacatttctAGGGGTGGGCCATGTTATTAGTCGCCGCTAAAACTGGTTTTAGGGGCGGCTACATATCTGCCCCTAGAAAATTGCTAAACCCCATGCTTGATTTCTGGGGACGCTTGAATAAAGGCGGTTGCGCCGTCCTAAAAAAATGTTTTTGGCCGTTTCTAGAAATACTCTTGCATTGTTAGTGTGGATATCTAAATTATTTTCTGGCCGTTTAGTATCCGAACTCTTTTCAGATAGATGGTCAGGAACAGGAACAAGAAGGCAAGCCTAGCTTTGAGCAGCCGCTTGCATTGTGCGGCAGTTCCTTGGGTGACAGGAATGGGAACAAGAAGGCAGGCCTAGCTGATTATAAGTTCATAACCTAGTACCCATTCCCATTTTAGGCGGAACAAATCTACCAATTCTTTTATTAAATAGACCTAGCAGCTAAAAGAGGGTATCCTGAGCAATTGCAAGAATGGGTTCATTGATATTCCTGGTACAGTAGATGCTATGACACATACAGTCATACTCAATTCGATGGAATTGTTTGATCTTTTTTTTCGATGAGTCTCCGGAGGGGAGAATTCCCCACCTGAATATATTGCATTGGAGCCGTAATTAGGAAGATACAACAGAGAACGCACACTTACAACACAACATCACCAACAACACACACGAGACAGAGCGGACGACAACCACAAAACACACAGAGAGGAGAACAAAGAACTCTCATGATACACATGAAGTTATTCACCAACTAACACCACCACAAATCAGCTGAACTTCGGCGACCTCCACTTCAACGGCGACGGTTAAGCTTCGAGTCAATATGACAGACGACAGTCATGATTACAATGTCTTTAGAGCACATTCAGGACCCAATTGACGCCCACCAACACCCATTATGAGGAGGAAACCACAATGGAGGGAGGGCCGGCAAAAGGAGCGCGAGGAGATCCAAGTGAGGGGATCATGGTCTCATTACCGACATTTGTTGAGACAAGGCAATCAAGGATCATGGAGAATAGAAAAGCTGGGACATTGGTAGCGTAGTTTGCTGGTTAGAACTTGTGTAGTATCATCAAAGAGGATGAGGGTTGGATCCTCGGCGCAAGGAGGTGCCAATGATCTCCAAAGCAACGCCTCCAGGAAGGGAATGACATGGGAAGATGCCACCATTGCTTGTCCTCCAAGAAGGAATAGGACGCACGCGGACGCCATCATCATCGGCACCGACAACAAGCCGAGCAAGACTTTCGTCTAGAATCCACCGAAACCGCCCCGCATCACAGCAGCAACGCGCCCACGCCTCCACCATGCTGTCACTGCTGCCACAGGCACAGGCATGGCCGAAGCCTTCGTTCTGCCCACCTGGTGCTCTGCCCTCCCTGTCAAGAGCTAGAGTCGGCTCTCAGTGGCCGGAGACGGCCATAGAGGGTGGCACAGAGGGGAGGGCGCCCACGGGCACGCGGCCCCCGCCGTCGGCTTGCCTTTGGCCAAACCGCGCGCACCGTTCCACTGCTGGACCCCTGCAAACGCACGCGTATGGGTACGCTGCCCCGCCGCCAGCTAGCCCGTGGCCAAACTGCGCACTCCGCACCGCTGCAGGGCCTTTCACACTCACCTAGTGGACATCACCAGATCCGCTCGAGTGGCCGCCAGATCCGACGAAGGGGCGTCAGATCGAAGCTCGGACGCCAAGAACGAACCACCGCAGGCCGAAGAACCACCGTGGCCGGGGGATGGAGGAGCTGGAGCGCTGACGGCCTGTCTGCATCGTCCGGACGAGGCGAACCACGTCCTGCCGCCGCACCCGCAGCAGCGTGACCGCCGCCACGCCTGCAGCAGCAACACCGCTATCGCCGCCTCCACAACGGAAGCAGCAACCAGGGTCGTCCCGGAGTCGCTTTGTCGTGCCCACACCATAGATCCGGCCCCCACATGCGCTGATTTGGCTCGATCTCAAAGGCAGGGATCCTGCCGGAGCAAGAACAGATCGAGAGAAGATTGGAGTTCGGAGAAGGAGATGTGGTGGAGGAAGGAGAAGCACGCGGGGCAGCTTTGTTGGGTGCCGCCGCCACGGCCGTAGTGTTGGGAGCCACAGCGGCAGCGGCTGGGCTGGCCGGGGGGAGGTGCGGTTGTTGGCGGCGGGGCGTCGCCCCTCGAGTCGCTCGCGAGGGAGACGACGCGAGGAGCCACACCGTTTCCTCGAGGTCTCGAATTGTTTGATCTTAAAGGAGATCTTCTATAATTTCGCACATAAGGGGTTATTTCTTGTTTGGGCTTTATGGGAGCTTTTGGACTTTAGCTTTGGGACCTTGCGGAAGTAAAAAAATTAAGCTGCCGGAAGCCAAAAAGGACAGAGCTTTAAGGTGTCTTTAGTTGATGCACAAACATATATAAATTAAAATTAAGGCGGTGGACGTCTCAATGCTATGTAGGAGTTACAATTGAAGAGAGTGCTGTGCTTGCTCCCCAAGATCAAAGGTGTGCTAGCTAGATGATAACTAGTAAGCAGCAGCATGCTATGTACACAATTAACCCGGCCCATTAAAGAAAGATAATGATGCGTGCTCAATGGTATAAAAGCATATATAATCATATTGAGTTgttatataaaaaaaagaaagGGCTGACTGTATAAAAgctcatatatatataaacatacaCAATTGAGAGAGGCAGAGACAGAGATACATACCTCTTGTCCCCGAGGTGAAGCCTGAGATGCTCGATGAGTTGTCGCTCAGTGTCAGTTGGTAGGCCAACGTTGCCCCCCACTTGTCTAAGCATATCTGTCAGAATTTTCTTTGTATTTGGATTGCGGGATACGGACACAAAAGCTGCGCAGTTAAATTGCCACTTGATTTTGGAATAAACTTGAATGGCAAGAGTGGTCTTGCCAAGGCCTCCGAAACCCAGGATCGACACCACTTTGGGTGGTTGTCTTTTTGCTCGGCGGTCACCCGCCGCTGCCTTGTCGTCGCCCATGAGCAATTCGATGATCTCCTCTCTTGGGCCGTCGATCCCCACGAGCCTATCTGCTCCCACATATAACGCTGGTAGCCGGGGATCAACCTCCACCATACTACTAGTGCTGCTGCCCACACGAACCTGAGCCTCCCCGTCCCCGTGGTCAAGCTTATACCTCTCGTGGCGTTGGCTCGCCTCCATGGCACGAGCTTTGAGTTGTTGAACCAGGTTTGCAATCTTGTGCCGCTCCCGTACCATGCTGATCTTGCTCTTGTCCTTGTCACCGCAGTGGAGCATGAATTGATCGATGCAATCCTCGATGTCGTAGGTCAGCTCCCGGACCATGCCCATCCACTCTTTCGTCTGAGGGTCGACCTCCTCCTCCATGCTGGCCAGCTTCACAAGGAAAGCGCTCATGCTGCGCAGCTCTTCCTTGAGGAAGGTGACCTGGCTTCCCACGCCTTGGAGAAGCTTAAATTCCATCCCTACCATGGTGGTGAGCTTGTTCAGGAGAGGATTCATCACCCCAGTCAGAGCGCTCACCACAAGTCCTgccattgtgtgtgtgtgtgtgtctctctctctctctctctttctttctctctcgtgATGTAAATATGAAGATTGATTTAtatcagctagctagctagctatctcAAAGGGTGAATATATATACTACACAACCACCACAGAAAGACTATTATTATTGCTAAGTGATGCTGCTTTATTTCCATCATCACCGTATACCGTGTCTTCTCCGTGTTATTAGATAGATAGACACGCGTTCCTTTTTTGCCCCCCTTTCTCACACAACGACAGGCGCGTCGTTTGCTCCGTGTCCTTGACTACCTTTTCCGTGTCACTGCTTGCAGAGAGTgaatttttgcattttggtcccttttaaaaatattttttacaaaaagacctatgtcaaaacgtttgctgaaaatagaccatttttagtcgtcttagaacatgacgccaatgtatgagggtcggcgtcgactgacacgacgccgaggtcttgccacgtcacggacgaccccggtcgacggcgacacggtggcgcatggggtccgacacgtcggcgttatgtcagccaacgccacaggcccaacctcggcgcggtgggactacatgccgagctattggcaccatccggcgcgtggcccaggcggcccaacaacgcttcatggcccaatagctcggcgcggggtcacttaacgctgagccaccagactcggcgcggcccgactcaacgccgaggtctggactcttgaagccgcgccgcggcccccttcttcttcctccctccattctgaaagcgCCGGCTCTCTCTCTGTTCGTCTCCCCCACGCCCCcacgaaaccctaacccccaaatgCGACCTTAGGTGCCCGAATCTCGTCTCCCGAAGTtttctcgaggtaatggtccctcccctcctccaatctatctgcgtagatgtgcttgcattgtctctaatcatgtggaattatgggtgtatggtgttttggtatatgtgtatttgcatttacaaaatgtatggcttaggttgattgagtacattgttgtttaactgttttatatGCTGAACATGTtatgttagtttggtttctagttattttggtcattagggttctttgtttattgtaggtgtcattagggttagttatttgttggtcattagggttagtatgtattttagttatttgttgatcattagatttcaatttttatgactagaaatga
The DNA window shown above is from Miscanthus floridulus cultivar M001 unplaced genomic scaffold, ASM1932011v1 fs_274_2, whole genome shotgun sequence and carries:
- the LOC136531071 gene encoding disease resistance protein RGA5-like, whose product is MAGLVVSALTGVMNPLLNKLTTMVGMEFKLLQGVGSQVTFLKEELRSMSAFLVKLASMEEEVDPQTKEWMGMVRELTYDIEDCIDQFMLHCGDKDKSKISMVRERHKIANLVQQLKARAMEASQRHERYKLDHGDGEAQVRVGSSTSSMVEVDPRLPALYVGADRLVGIDGPREEIIELLMGDDKAAAGDRRAKRQPPKVVSILGFGGLGKTTLAIQVYSKIKWQFNCAAFVSVSRNPNTKKILTDMLRQVGGNVGLPTDTERQLIEHLRLHLGDKRYLIVIDDIWSVQAWEVVKCALPDNKYNSKIMTTTRIVDVAKSCCPCRHDHVFQIGPLSDEDSQRLFLRRIFGSEHSCPPQLKEISTGILKRCGGMPLAIISIASMLASKPHTNTKEQWERAHCIAGAVTARLAGRRYRTPGRLAGGLPGPSLAFAAASTRPCGFRAAHRRLSAAAVSSPAPLHRCRHRRSCLRLCSAPGKQ